Proteins encoded in a region of the Streptomyces sp. NBC_00258 genome:
- a CDS encoding sigma-70 family RNA polymerase sigma factor, protein MGARHHGLTCPAWPPGWHNDGASDPSRRPKGSVVPQQTDTDSGFAELLEPYRRELQVHCYRMTGSYDEAEDLVQETFLKAWRSREAYEGRASVRTWLYRIATNTCLDHLRRHQRTPHPYERLPGMEHGKGEPPTRIEWLQPYPDELLADIPAEEAGPESQALSRETVELVFLAALQHLPPRQRAVLILRDVVGLPATETAGLLELSTASVNSALQRARPALREHLPAGRRTEWAPAAAPTREEREVVERYRDAAERLDLSAMAELLAADARLTMPPNPFWFVGRDAILAFVGQTLDVASPMYFGRWRHLPTWANGLPAMGGYVQRPGTTVYRAQTLDVLRIEDGRIAEITTFEPHLLPAFGLPLKISDQER, encoded by the coding sequence ATGGGCGCACGGCACCACGGCCTGACCTGCCCTGCGTGGCCTCCCGGCTGGCACAATGACGGCGCATCAGACCCGAGTCGCCGCCCGAAAGGCTCCGTCGTGCCGCAGCAGACCGACACGGACTCCGGCTTCGCCGAGCTCCTGGAGCCGTACCGCCGCGAATTGCAGGTGCACTGCTACCGCATGACCGGCTCGTACGACGAGGCCGAGGACCTGGTCCAGGAGACGTTCCTGAAGGCCTGGCGGAGCCGGGAGGCGTACGAGGGCCGGGCGAGCGTACGCACCTGGCTGTACCGCATCGCCACCAACACCTGCCTGGACCACCTGCGCCGCCACCAGCGCACCCCGCACCCGTACGAGCGGCTGCCCGGCATGGAACACGGCAAGGGCGAGCCGCCGACGCGTATCGAGTGGCTGCAGCCGTACCCCGACGAGCTGCTCGCCGACATCCCCGCCGAGGAGGCGGGCCCCGAGTCGCAGGCGCTGTCGCGCGAGACGGTCGAACTGGTCTTCCTTGCCGCCCTGCAGCATCTGCCGCCGAGGCAGCGGGCGGTACTGATCCTGCGGGACGTGGTGGGCCTGCCGGCCACGGAGACCGCCGGGCTGCTGGAACTGTCCACCGCCTCCGTCAACAGCGCCCTGCAGCGCGCCCGACCCGCACTGCGCGAGCATCTCCCCGCGGGCCGCCGTACGGAATGGGCGCCTGCGGCCGCGCCGACCCGCGAGGAGCGCGAGGTGGTCGAGCGCTACCGGGACGCGGCCGAGCGGCTCGATCTGTCCGCGATGGCGGAGCTGCTGGCCGCCGACGCCAGGCTCACCATGCCGCCGAACCCGTTCTGGTTCGTCGGACGCGACGCGATTCTCGCCTTCGTCGGCCAGACTCTCGACGTGGCCTCCCCGATGTACTTCGGCCGGTGGCGGCACCTGCCGACCTGGGCGAACGGGCTGCCCGCGATGGGCGGTTACGTCCAGCGGCCGGGGACGACCGTCTACCGCGCCCAGACCCTGGACGTCCTGCGTATCGAGGACGGCCGCATCGCGGAGATCACCACGTTCGAGCCGCACCTGCTGCCGGCTTTCGGGCTGCCGCTGAAGATTTCCGACCAGGAGCGATGA